The genomic DNA CTTTAACAGGTGTGTTGTTTTCGGGTCTTATCTTTATTGTCTTATCTCTCACTGGTTTGCGTGAGATTATTATTAATGCAATTCCAGCGCAATTGAAGTTCGCAGTAGGTGCAGGAATAGGTTTGTTTATAACATTCCTCGGATTGCAAAATGCGAAAATTATCGTAGGAGATCCCAATACGCTTGTGGCACTAGGCGATTTGTCGAGTGGGCCAACATTGCTTGCGATATTCGGGCTTGTTATATCAGTTGTTATGATGGTGCGTAAAATTAAAGGTGCAATCTTTTATGGAATGATCGCGACGACAGTTGTCGGAATGATTGCAGGTTTAATTAGTACACCTGAAAAGATTGTCTCTGCAGTGCCAAGTGTTGCGCCGACGTTTGGTGCGGCATTCGAGGCAATATTCCAAGACCCAGGCTCTTTAATGACGACCCAATTTCTTGTGATTGTGATTACATTCTTATTTGTAGACTTCTTTGATACAGCGGGTACGCTAGTTGCGGTTGCTAACCAAGCAGGCCTTATGAAAGATGATAAATTGCCACGAGCTGGCAAAGCGTTGATTTCCGATTCGTTAGCAACAGTAACGGGCGCGATTTTCGGAACTTCCACAACGACTTCCTATGTTGAATCGACTGCCGGGGTAGCTGCTGGGGCAAGAACTGGATTTGCTTCTATAGTAACCGGTGTTCTATTCTTACTTGCATTGTTCTTTTCACCATTGCTAATGGTTGTCACATCGGAAGTGACTGCACCTGCATTAATAATTGTTGGGGTATTGATGGTCTCGACATTAGGAAATATAGAATGGACGAAGTTTGAAATTGCAGTCCCTGCTTTCTTCACAATTATCGCAATGCCGTTAACGTATAGTATCGCGACGGGAATCGCAATTGGTTTCATCTTCTATCCAATCACGATGATTTTAAGTGGGCGTAAAAAAGAGATTCATCCAATTATGTATGGTTTGTGGATTATCTTCGTGTTGTATTTCGTGTTTATCAAATAGTACTTATCATTAGAACGGTTCCCTTGTCTAAGTAGGGGGGCCGTTCTTTTATAATTGAAAGATGAACAAATTGATAATCTTTATAGAAGGAGTTATGTAGTTATCATTTATTTTTAATGAGGAAAACACTACGGGAAGCGCGCCAGATATACAATTTGAGCAAGATGACTAGAGTGAATTGATGGGTGAATCAAAGATGTTGGTAAAAACTTTTACAAATATCGTTGACATTCTTTTTATAGGGTGGTATATTAATTAAGCAGTC from Sporosarcina sp. FSL K6-1522 includes the following:
- a CDS encoding NCS2 family permease, whose translation is MKKYFEFDKLGTNYRREIVGGITTFLAMAYILVVNPLTLSLEAIPDLPDTMRMDKGAVFVATALAAAVGSLFMGLIAKYPIGLAPGMGLNAFFAFSVVLGMGIPWQTALTGVLFSGLIFIVLSLTGLREIIINAIPAQLKFAVGAGIGLFITFLGLQNAKIIVGDPNTLVALGDLSSGPTLLAIFGLVISVVMMVRKIKGAIFYGMIATTVVGMIAGLISTPEKIVSAVPSVAPTFGAAFEAIFQDPGSLMTTQFLVIVITFLFVDFFDTAGTLVAVANQAGLMKDDKLPRAGKALISDSLATVTGAIFGTSTTTSYVESTAGVAAGARTGFASIVTGVLFLLALFFSPLLMVVTSEVTAPALIIVGVLMVSTLGNIEWTKFEIAVPAFFTIIAMPLTYSIATGIAIGFIFYPITMILSGRKKEIHPIMYGLWIIFVLYFVFIK